TTCCTATTTTGAAAGAGTTAAATATGAAAGCAACAATGTTTGTTATTGGTGTCTCTCGTGGGAAAAAGCCTTTTAACTATGAGCACTTTACTTGGAAACAGGCTCGGGAAATGTATGAGACAGGATTAATAGAAATTCAAAGTCATACATTCGATTTACACTACCAGCGTGAAAATTCCCAAAAGAAGATGGTTGGTATGATTGCAGAACCTGTTTATATTAAGGGTGAGTTAGAGACGATTGATGAATACATAGAAAGAGCAGCGCAAGACTTTAAGGATTCTAAGCATTATATTGAAAAGAATGTTGGTAATAAGGTTGTTAGTTTTTCCTATCCATATGGTACATACAGTGACCTTTCAGAACAGTTAGCAAAAAAGGCTGGTTATAGACTAACGTATACTGTACAAAGAGGATATACAACACTTGAGGATGATGGTTATTTACTTAATCGTTTTAATGTAGATGGAACTCAGTCCGGTGAAGATGTTGTAAAGATGATTGAAAACTATTCACGGCTAGAACATTACTTCTCACACATTGTCCAAAAGCTTCGTTCGGTGTTCACTTTGTTTGCGGAATAGGTACTCTCGAGCATTTAGGGTCTGTCACATGACCATCACTCTTAATAACCATATGTTAAAGTAAAGAAAATCCTGTTGAAAAGTCTCAAAACTTCTCAACAGGATTTTCATTTAGGCCTTTAGATAACCCTTCTGGTTATTAAAGTCAATCACATATTCAGTGACAAACGACATATCGTTGTCTTTAGTAATCAGACATGATTCTTATTAAATCATACTGATAAAAACGTCGATTTCTCTTTTTGTCATCTCCAAAAATCATGTTTAGTTCAACAAGTTGAGCTAGGCTTTTTCTAATGGTCGGAGGTGCTAAATTGGTTGTTTCCTTAATTTGTTCAACGTTAGCAATTGGATTAGAAAACAGAGCTCCCCATACTTTCTTTGTGGCAGGTTGTTGAAGCTTTGAAAGTCCGTCATTATATAGCTTCTCAGCTTGATCTAATTTCTCATACTGGTGTTTTGCCATTCGTATAGTAGCCTCGAGAAAAAATAATGTCCAACTTTTCCAATCTGGTTCTTTTCGTCCAATCGCACGAACACCATTCAACATGGCATAGTATTTAAATTTTTCTTTTTCAAGCTCCTCACTTAAGAAAAAAAAGGGGGAATCAATAAGTTTACTTTGTAGTAAGTATAGAACAATCAGTATCCTTCCTAACCGTCCGTCTCCATCTAAGAAAGGATGAATAGATTCAAACTGTGCATGGACGATGGCTGCTTTGATCAGTGGATGTAATGGTTCTTGTTCTTTAGTTTGATAGGGGTGTCCATTTATGTATCGTTCGAGATTAGTCATATATTCTCCCATAAGCTGGGGTTCAGGAGGGATATAGGATGCATCTTTTATATACTTTGTTGGTCCGATAAAGTTTTGAATTTTTCTGTATTCACCAGAGGAACTAGTAGAACCACGTGCGTTTTGCATTAGTTCTTTATGCATATCTCGAATTAAGCGTTCTGTTAATGGGTACCCAGTTTGAATGGTTAAAACACCCATCTGAAGTGCACCTTGATAGTTCCGAACCTCAACTTTCTGCCAATCTTGTCTTTGTTCAATTTTATCTTCAAGCATTTCACTGAAGGTTACTTGAGTACCTTCGATGCGTGTAGACTGTACCGATTCTTGCAAAGTAATAAGTTGAATAAAGGATTCATTGACT
The genomic region above belongs to Bacillus sp. FJAT-45350 and contains:
- a CDS encoding polysaccharide deacetylase family protein, with translation MNKKQRNLILFFFFIIIGFVYLALSSVNIPDLYIDGTKVELSSSIKVKDEQFFISLKEIEEVLGVSFESESNYVPISDVETFGYTVVYEEDISSLSILSNDYIYPQDKINIPILMYHNLVPGENNSITVDPDRFKEQLLSLKKAGFTTINDHELLSFLHGELTLPEKPIMITFDDGYLSNYEYAFPILKELNMKATMFVIGVSRGKKPFNYEHFTWKQAREMYETGLIEIQSHTFDLHYQRENSQKKMVGMIAEPVYIKGELETIDEYIERAAQDFKDSKHYIEKNVGNKVVSFSYPYGTYSDLSEQLAKKAGYRLTYTVQRGYTTLEDDGYLLNRFNVDGTQSGEDVVKMIENYSRLEHYFSHIVQKLRSVFTLFAE
- a CDS encoding Fic family protein; its protein translation is MQYPYNLPFLPITFDPETELAFYKKMVEGSAELEKLKQKLRYSLVNESFIQLITLQESVQSTRIEGTQVTFSEMLEDKIEQRQDWQKVEVRNYQGALQMGVLTIQTGYPLTERLIRDMHKELMQNARGSTSSSGEYRKIQNFIGPTKYIKDASYIPPEPQLMGEYMTNLERYINGHPYQTKEQEPLHPLIKAAIVHAQFESIHPFLDGDGRLGRILIVLYLLQSKLIDSPFFFLSEELEKEKFKYYAMLNGVRAIGRKEPDWKSWTLFFLEATIRMAKHQYEKLDQAEKLYNDGLSKLQQPATKKVWGALFSNPIANVEQIKETTNLAPPTIRKSLAQLVELNMIFGDDKKRNRRFYQYDLIRIMSDY